A single window of Caldalkalibacillus thermarum DNA harbors:
- a CDS encoding sensor histidine kinase — translation MSGSLKGKVIILMMIFFALFSLFLIVKNINQPLVGIFVLETNDGKVIVSDIYNFGWAMHHDININDVIIEVDGKDPLSHFTVPQYQEIEQAHTLTIQRGSEIKHFIISHSPQLAEQYLFYVFLPTTFLVCMLGLSLFLYRSQGHEKRVRILIYFLLLLGLCYLSASLSAKLDVLGQHVLSLTFLLTPVVFLHFIYLNFQADHKVWFNKKLLFALYAVSLASFLTTVVHPWLDIHIDDRRLLLATFLLLIAILLFLLGKGLRSLQRDLKQKTIKGILWALGVSLAPFVFLYALPMALIEKSIIPAELAIVFIFVLPAIFLYLLCTDRLFQLQFTIHRLSYYGSLAFFPALIVTLIDFWFMQNNNQLIDILQFFFLIYAASCLLLFVKAYLDRKLRAKLFPEKKYYQESLYRVSERLKKHHRLDQVVESIKHEVKDVIGTKNIFHAELAKDGHAVSQHGHQGDTTWLDFLEKVRQSPLQIGTILQHKLYFAVVIGESQHSYHLLLGQSYGPLNGEQKDWLSTIAYYTSLVIENLLKMEDIMKELAAIAEKPTSRWASRLLFKWSEKERQQLAIDLHDTILQELLLLKRKTEKLRLQSSDELTQMFHDIEEQLLDTIYLTRETCHQLRPPFLAEMGLKEALLHLQEKFQLRSNILLELNVDKLANQCPQEVELVLYRIIQELLNNAQKHSKASHVTLYLSSDQNQIQLHYVDDGIGMDMENINAIKGNIGLFGIKARVLSLDGKIEYESAPGQGFTVHIHLPYNENEWSGGGEK, via the coding sequence ATGAGTGGCAGCTTAAAGGGGAAAGTCATCATTCTCATGATGATCTTCTTTGCCTTGTTCTCTTTGTTTTTAATCGTTAAAAATATCAACCAGCCATTGGTGGGAATCTTTGTCCTAGAAACAAACGATGGTAAAGTGATTGTCAGCGATATTTATAACTTTGGCTGGGCCATGCACCATGATATCAATATCAATGATGTGATTATTGAAGTAGATGGAAAAGATCCGTTATCCCACTTTACGGTCCCTCAATATCAAGAGATTGAGCAAGCTCACACGCTGACCATCCAACGGGGAAGCGAAATTAAGCATTTCATCATCTCACATTCTCCTCAGCTTGCGGAACAGTACCTATTTTATGTGTTTTTACCCACCACCTTTCTGGTTTGTATGCTGGGCCTGAGCCTGTTCCTGTATCGATCCCAGGGGCATGAAAAACGTGTGAGGATACTGATCTATTTCCTTCTGCTCTTGGGCCTTTGTTATTTAAGTGCCAGCTTATCAGCCAAATTAGATGTGCTTGGTCAGCATGTCTTATCTTTAACCTTTTTGCTCACCCCTGTCGTGTTTTTGCATTTTATTTACCTAAACTTTCAGGCTGATCACAAAGTTTGGTTTAATAAAAAACTACTCTTTGCCCTCTATGCAGTCAGTTTGGCTTCCTTTCTAACAACGGTTGTTCATCCTTGGTTAGACATTCATATTGATGACAGGCGATTATTGTTAGCAACGTTTTTGCTTCTCATCGCCATCCTGCTCTTTTTGTTAGGTAAAGGACTTCGTTCTCTCCAGAGAGATCTGAAACAGAAAACAATAAAAGGAATCTTGTGGGCTCTGGGTGTGTCACTGGCTCCTTTTGTCTTCCTGTATGCATTGCCTATGGCTTTAATCGAAAAAAGCATCATCCCCGCCGAGTTGGCTATTGTATTTATTTTTGTGCTTCCTGCCATCTTTTTGTATTTGCTGTGTACCGACCGTTTATTCCAATTACAGTTCACCATTCACCGGCTCAGTTATTATGGCAGTCTTGCCTTCTTCCCAGCGCTAATCGTGACCCTTATTGACTTTTGGTTTATGCAGAATAACAATCAGCTGATTGATATTCTGCAGTTTTTCTTCTTGATTTACGCGGCCTCATGTTTGCTTTTGTTTGTGAAAGCGTACTTAGACCGAAAACTAAGGGCCAAGCTGTTTCCGGAAAAAAAATATTACCAAGAAAGTTTGTACAGAGTGAGTGAACGGCTCAAAAAGCACCATCGCCTGGATCAGGTTGTGGAGAGCATCAAGCACGAGGTAAAAGATGTCATCGGTACAAAAAATATCTTTCATGCGGAATTGGCCAAAGACGGTCATGCTGTCAGTCAACATGGCCACCAAGGAGACACCACATGGCTTGACTTTCTGGAGAAAGTGAGACAGTCACCGTTGCAGATTGGAACGATCCTTCAACATAAACTTTATTTCGCTGTCGTCATAGGCGAGTCTCAACACAGCTACCATTTATTACTAGGTCAGTCTTATGGACCATTAAACGGAGAACAAAAGGACTGGCTGTCCACTATTGCCTATTATACCAGCCTGGTCATCGAAAACTTATTAAAAATGGAAGACATCATGAAAGAATTAGCTGCTATAGCTGAAAAACCCACCTCCCGCTGGGCATCCCGTTTGCTATTCAAATGGTCAGAAAAGGAAAGACAACAATTAGCCATTGACCTGCACGATACGATTCTGCAAGAGTTGTTATTGCTCAAGAGAAAAACAGAAAAGCTTCGTTTACAGTCATCTGACGAATTAACGCAAATGTTCCATGACATCGAAGAACAACTGCTAGACACGATTTATCTTACCAGAGAAACGTGCCATCAATTACGGCCACCCTTCTTGGCAGAAATGGGATTGAAGGAAGCACTTTTACATCTGCAGGAAAAGTTTCAATTGCGTTCTAACATTTTGTTAGAGTTAAACGTTGATAAACTGGCAAACCAATGCCCTCAGGAAGTGGAGCTGGTCCTGTACCGGATTATACAGGAATTATTAAATAACGCCCAAAAACATTCCAAAGCCTCTCACGTCACCCTCTACTTAAGCAGTGATCAAAACCAGATTCAGTTGCATTATGTGGATGACGGCATAGGCATGGATATGGAAAACATCAATGCAATCAAAGGAAACATAGGATTATTTGGCATCAAAGCGCGCGTACTCAGCCTTGATGGAAAGATTGAGTATGAATCTGCACCGGGGCAGGGGTTCACCGTTCATATTCACCTTCCTTACAATGAAAACGAGTGGTCTGGAGGTGGGGAAAAGTGA
- a CDS encoding MDR family MFS transporter yields the protein MAQERSSQKGDQAEQVPDVSQQNKRHLVLISIIFAMFMVAINALIVATAMPSIVGDLGGFSLFTWVFSSYLLIQAVTVPIYGKLADLFGRKPVFTFGIVVFMIGSLLCGFAHSMLALIIYRFIQGFGAGAVQPIATTIVGDMYTLEERAKIQGYLASVWGISSVLGPLLGGIFVQYMDWSWVFWINIPLGLLALGGVLFFFQEKVEQKQQAIDYTGAMLLLVSVSALMIVFIQGGVSWPWTSVPVLVLLAVSVAGFIAFFYYEKRAPEPLMPLVLWKDRLLVTANTGALTTGVVLIGVSTFLPTYVQGVMEQSPTVAGLSLTVMSVGWPLASTLAGRLVLKIGFRNTAVLGGLALMVGSVLFVLLDPDKGPLWAGAGSFFIGLGMGFTTTTFIVSVQSHVNWKTRGVATSANMFMRLLGSTIGAALLGGILNSRMIRYLEMQEAAEALPAMDINFTSVLLNPEATEALSPESIAVLQSGLTIALNDVYWSVSLFALASFILVFYLPNKVRE from the coding sequence GTGGCCCAAGAACGTTCGTCTCAGAAGGGAGACCAAGCGGAGCAAGTACCAGATGTTTCACAGCAAAACAAACGTCATTTGGTCCTGATTTCCATTATTTTTGCCATGTTTATGGTGGCGATTAATGCCTTGATCGTGGCCACCGCCATGCCCAGTATTGTTGGGGATTTGGGCGGTTTTTCACTGTTTACTTGGGTTTTTTCTTCTTATTTGCTGATTCAAGCGGTTACTGTTCCCATTTATGGCAAGCTGGCCGATTTGTTTGGCCGAAAGCCGGTTTTCACGTTTGGGATCGTGGTGTTCATGATTGGTTCATTGCTGTGCGGCTTCGCCCATTCCATGCTGGCGCTGATTATCTACCGTTTTATCCAGGGTTTCGGAGCTGGAGCAGTGCAACCGATTGCCACGACGATTGTGGGGGATATGTATACCTTGGAGGAACGGGCCAAAATCCAAGGTTACCTGGCCAGTGTTTGGGGGATTTCCTCAGTATTGGGGCCTTTATTAGGCGGCATTTTTGTCCAGTACATGGATTGGTCCTGGGTGTTCTGGATCAACATCCCTTTAGGGCTTCTTGCTTTGGGGGGCGTGCTGTTCTTTTTTCAGGAAAAAGTGGAACAGAAGCAACAAGCCATTGATTATACCGGGGCCATGCTGTTGTTGGTTTCTGTATCAGCCCTGATGATTGTGTTTATTCAGGGCGGTGTTTCCTGGCCCTGGACGTCTGTGCCTGTATTGGTTTTATTGGCCGTATCTGTGGCCGGGTTCATTGCTTTTTTCTATTACGAAAAGCGGGCTCCCGAACCGCTGATGCCGCTTGTGCTGTGGAAAGACCGCTTGCTGGTCACTGCCAACACAGGCGCCCTGACCACAGGCGTCGTTCTTATTGGTGTATCAACATTCTTGCCGACCTATGTGCAGGGGGTAATGGAACAATCTCCTACGGTGGCCGGACTCAGTTTGACGGTGATGTCGGTTGGCTGGCCCCTTGCCTCGACCCTGGCCGGACGGCTGGTGCTTAAGATCGGATTCCGCAACACCGCTGTGCTGGGAGGCCTGGCGTTAATGGTCGGTTCGGTGCTGTTTGTTTTGCTTGACCCAGATAAGGGGCCGCTATGGGCTGGAGCAGGCTCGTTCTTCATTGGTTTGGGTATGGGTTTTACGACCACGACTTTCATTGTTTCTGTACAAAGCCATGTCAACTGGAAAACAAGGGGAGTCGCCACTTCAGCCAACATGTTTATGAGACTGTTGGGCAGTACGATCGGGGCGGCCTTGCTCGGGGGGATACTGAACAGCCGCATGATTCGCTATCTGGAAATGCAAGAAGCGGCTGAAGCGCTGCCTGCGATGGATATTAATTTTACCAGTGTGTTGTTGAACCCGGAAGCAACTGAAGCTCTGTCACCGGAGAGCATTGCCGTGTTGCAATCCGGCTTGACCATTGCCCTGAATGATGTGTATTGGAGCGTGTCTCTTTTTGCTCTGGCCAGTTTCATCCTAGTCTTTTATCTGCCCAATAAAGTGAGGGAATGA
- the gatA gene encoding Asp-tRNA(Asn)/Glu-tRNA(Gln) amidotransferase subunit GatA, with the protein MSVFDLRIQEIHEQLRRKQLSVSELVDESFKRIKEVDSQLNAFITLDEEGARAKAEELDNLSNTDETGLLFGLPVGIKDNISTRGVKTTCASKILANFVPVYNATVVDKLNEAQAVMVGKMNMDEFAMGSSNENSAFRAVRNPWNTDHVPGGSSGGSAASVAAGEVFFALGSDTGGSIRQPAAFCGVVGLKPTYGRVSRFGLVAYASSLDQIGPITKNVEDAAYVLQVIAGYDQHDSTSANVDVPDYLSALTGDVSGLKIAVPKEYIGEGIHPEVREKVLEALKVLESLGATWEEVSLPHSDYVIPAYYIIASSEASSNLARYDGVRYGVRADQADNLLEMYKETRSQGFGAEVKRRIMLGTYSLSSGYYDAYYKKAQQVRTLIKQDFEQLFEKYDVIIGPTTPTTAWKIGEKIDDPLTMYVEDILTCPVNLAGVPAISVPCGFDQKGLPVGLQIIGKAFDEATILRVAHAYEQHTDHHKARPQL; encoded by the coding sequence ATGTCCGTTTTTGATCTGCGAATTCAGGAGATTCATGAGCAATTACGCCGCAAGCAGCTGAGTGTCAGCGAGCTTGTCGATGAGTCATTCAAACGGATTAAGGAAGTAGACAGCCAGCTTAACGCTTTTATTACCCTTGACGAAGAAGGAGCACGGGCCAAAGCTGAAGAGCTGGACAACTTATCAAATACAGACGAAACTGGTCTCTTGTTTGGCTTGCCCGTGGGAATCAAGGATAATATCTCTACCAGGGGGGTCAAAACCACCTGTGCCAGCAAAATCTTGGCCAACTTTGTCCCTGTGTACAATGCCACGGTCGTGGACAAGCTGAATGAGGCCCAGGCTGTCATGGTGGGCAAGATGAACATGGACGAGTTTGCCATGGGTTCATCCAATGAAAACTCTGCCTTTAGGGCGGTGCGCAACCCGTGGAACACTGACCATGTGCCAGGCGGCTCCAGCGGCGGTTCAGCGGCCAGTGTGGCAGCGGGTGAAGTTTTCTTTGCCCTCGGTTCCGATACGGGAGGATCCATCCGCCAGCCTGCTGCCTTTTGCGGTGTAGTGGGTCTGAAGCCCACTTACGGACGCGTTTCCCGCTTCGGTTTGGTGGCTTACGCCTCCTCACTGGATCAAATCGGGCCGATCACCAAAAACGTGGAAGATGCGGCTTACGTCCTGCAAGTGATTGCCGGCTATGACCAGCATGATTCCACCTCGGCTAACGTGGATGTGCCTGATTATCTGTCTGCTTTAACCGGCGATGTCTCCGGGTTAAAAATAGCGGTACCCAAAGAATATATTGGCGAGGGTATTCACCCTGAAGTGCGTGAAAAAGTGCTGGAGGCACTCAAGGTCTTGGAAAGTCTGGGTGCCACATGGGAAGAAGTGTCCCTGCCCCATTCCGACTACGTGATTCCCGCCTATTATATTATTGCTTCATCTGAAGCTTCTTCTAATCTGGCCCGTTATGACGGTGTGCGCTATGGGGTACGGGCTGACCAGGCGGACAATTTACTCGAGATGTACAAAGAAACCCGCAGCCAAGGCTTTGGTGCCGAAGTGAAACGGCGCATTATGCTGGGTACATATTCGTTAAGCTCGGGATATTATGACGCCTATTATAAAAAAGCACAGCAAGTGCGCACCCTGATCAAGCAAGATTTTGAGCAGCTGTTTGAGAAGTACGATGTGATTATCGGTCCTACCACTCCAACCACCGCCTGGAAAATCGGGGAGAAAATTGATGATCCGCTGACCATGTATGTGGAGGACATCCTCACTTGTCCAGTGAACTTGGCCGGCGTACCAGCCATCAGCGTCCCGTGCGGATTTGATCAAAAAGGCTTGCCAGTTGGTCTGCAGATTATCGGCAAAGCGTTTGATGAAGCGACCATTTTGCGCGTGGCCCATGCCTATGAACAACATACGGACCATCACAAAGCACGTCCACAACTGTAA
- the gatC gene encoding Asp-tRNA(Asn)/Glu-tRNA(Gln) amidotransferase subunit GatC, with product MSTISKQEVEHVAHLARLNLTEEEKEQFTKQLDSILNFAQKLNELDTENVEPTSHVLPLVNVMRDDVPHESLPVEEALQNTAEHQDGQVKVPSVLEE from the coding sequence ATGAGCACGATTAGCAAACAAGAAGTGGAGCATGTGGCCCACTTGGCCCGGTTAAATTTGACGGAAGAAGAGAAGGAGCAGTTTACTAAACAGCTGGACAGTATTCTTAATTTTGCCCAAAAGTTAAACGAGTTGGATACGGAGAACGTGGAACCGACCAGCCATGTCCTGCCGCTTGTCAATGTGATGAGAGATGATGTGCCCCATGAATCCTTGCCGGTTGAAGAAGCGCTGCAAAATACGGCTGAACATCAAGATGGACAGGTGAAAGTGCCAAGCGTCTTGGAAGAATAG
- a CDS encoding sodium-dependent transporter, which yields MVNNREHWATRWGFILAAAGSAVGLGNIWRFSYVAGENGGAAFLIIYVLCVIFIGFPVMMAEFMIGRRGQSDAVGSFQKLAPGKPWFIAGGLGVAAAFIILSFYGVIAGWSLKYFFSYLTGGLWSTPAGEDGYAGYFVNFITDPVEPIIWQAIFMAITIGIVIFGVKKGIEKANNILMPALAILVVLLALYSLTLGGAREGLAFLFSPDWSAFTEPSVYLAAMGQAFFSLSLGMGAMITYSSYLEQHHKLPGSAGTIIGFDTLFAIFAGVMIFPAVFAFGGEPNAGPGLVFITLPEIFESIGGFGIIVGILFFFLLTSAALSSALSLLEVAVAYFIRKLSIDRRTTTLLIGTIIFLLGIPSSLGIGVLSGFTPLGERDILDSLDYISGNIMLPLGGLIIALFVGWAWSKEEIYKESDLGDTPLANAFLWILRIPVPIFIAIVFIWMAFQL from the coding sequence ATGGTGAACAATCGTGAACATTGGGCGACACGATGGGGGTTTATCCTTGCAGCAGCTGGTTCAGCCGTCGGGTTGGGTAACATTTGGCGGTTCTCCTATGTCGCAGGGGAAAACGGCGGCGCCGCTTTTTTGATTATTTATGTGTTATGCGTCATTTTCATTGGTTTTCCTGTTATGATGGCTGAATTTATGATTGGGCGGCGCGGGCAAAGCGATGCTGTTGGATCTTTTCAAAAACTGGCTCCCGGAAAACCTTGGTTTATTGCCGGTGGATTAGGTGTTGCTGCAGCATTTATTATTTTGTCCTTCTATGGTGTGATTGCCGGCTGGTCACTCAAATACTTCTTCTCCTACTTAACGGGTGGATTGTGGAGCACTCCAGCCGGTGAAGATGGTTATGCTGGATATTTTGTCAACTTTATTACCGACCCTGTGGAACCGATTATTTGGCAAGCGATCTTTATGGCCATTACCATTGGTATCGTTATATTTGGGGTTAAAAAGGGGATTGAAAAAGCCAATAACATTCTCATGCCAGCCCTGGCGATTCTGGTAGTTTTACTGGCCCTCTATAGCTTGACGCTGGGAGGTGCCCGGGAAGGATTAGCCTTTTTATTCAGCCCGGATTGGAGTGCGTTTACTGAACCAAGCGTCTATTTAGCCGCCATGGGGCAAGCGTTTTTCTCCTTAAGCCTGGGCATGGGCGCCATGATCACCTACAGCAGTTACTTGGAGCAACATCACAAACTGCCCGGTTCAGCAGGTACAATCATCGGATTTGATACTTTGTTTGCCATTTTTGCAGGCGTCATGATTTTCCCAGCTGTGTTTGCCTTCGGTGGAGAGCCCAACGCCGGACCTGGACTGGTCTTTATCACGCTGCCAGAAATTTTTGAAAGCATTGGCGGATTTGGCATTATCGTTGGTATTTTGTTTTTCTTCCTGCTCACGTCAGCTGCCTTGTCCTCTGCCCTTTCATTGCTGGAGGTTGCAGTGGCTTACTTTATCCGTAAGTTGTCCATAGACCGCCGGACCACCACTTTATTGATTGGTACGATCATCTTCCTGCTGGGAATTCCTTCTTCCCTCGGCATTGGGGTTCTTTCCGGCTTCACGCCATTGGGGGAACGTGATATATTGGACTCTCTGGACTACATTTCCGGAAATATTATGTTGCCGCTGGGCGGTCTTATCATTGCCCTGTTTGTGGGCTGGGCCTGGAGTAAGGAGGAGATTTACAAGGAATCTGACCTGGGTGACACGCCGCTGGCCAATGCCTTCCTGTGGATTTTACGGATCCCTGTTCCTATTTTCATCGCCATTGTCTTTATCTGGATGGCTTTCCAGCTGTAA
- the gatB gene encoding Asp-tRNA(Asn)/Glu-tRNA(Gln) amidotransferase subunit GatB — protein sequence MKFETVIGLEVHAELSTETKIFCGCRTSFGAPPNTHTCPICLGHPGVLPVLNQKALEYAIKAALALNCEIATETKFDRKNYFYPDLPKAYQISQYDQPIGKNGWLEIEVNGQKKRIGIKRLHLEEDAGKLTHVSGENYSLVDYNRVGTPLIEIVSEPDIRSPEEGYAYLEKLKAILQYTEVSDCKMEQGSLRCDANISIRPVGQKEFGTRTELKNMNTFRGVQKALEYEARRQEEIIRAGGQVEQETRRWNEATGETVKMRGKEEAHDYRYFPEPDLVKVEITQELLEKIKATLPELPDAKKVRYMEQYGLSDYDAGVLTSQKSLADFFEEATKYCEDPKLVANWMMGDVLGYLNAHHKELDETALKPDQLGKMIALIEKGTISSKIAKKVFAELVEKGGDPETIVKEKGLVQISDEGELRKIVIAVIENNPQSVSDFKNGKDRAIGHLVGQVMKETKGKANPQLVNKLLREEIAKR from the coding sequence ATGAAGTTTGAAACCGTCATTGGCTTGGAAGTGCATGCCGAACTGTCAACGGAAACCAAGATTTTTTGCGGCTGCCGGACCTCATTTGGCGCACCCCCGAACACGCATACATGTCCCATTTGTTTAGGACATCCAGGGGTATTGCCTGTCTTAAACCAAAAAGCATTGGAGTATGCCATTAAAGCGGCTTTGGCGTTGAACTGTGAAATTGCCACCGAAACCAAGTTTGACCGTAAAAACTATTTTTATCCAGACTTGCCCAAAGCGTATCAAATTTCCCAGTATGACCAGCCCATTGGGAAGAACGGCTGGCTAGAGATAGAGGTGAATGGGCAGAAAAAACGGATCGGCATCAAACGGCTGCACTTAGAAGAAGACGCCGGTAAACTGACCCACGTTTCAGGTGAGAATTACTCCCTGGTGGACTATAACCGGGTGGGCACTCCTCTGATTGAAATTGTCTCCGAACCGGATATCCGTTCTCCTGAGGAAGGCTATGCCTATCTGGAAAAACTGAAGGCCATTCTGCAATATACCGAAGTCTCCGACTGTAAAATGGAGCAGGGCTCCTTGCGTTGTGATGCCAACATTTCCATTCGCCCTGTCGGCCAAAAAGAATTTGGCACCCGCACCGAGTTGAAAAACATGAACACTTTCCGCGGGGTACAAAAGGCGCTGGAATATGAAGCCCGCCGCCAGGAAGAAATCATCCGCGCCGGAGGCCAGGTTGAACAGGAGACCCGCCGCTGGAACGAAGCGACAGGTGAAACGGTCAAAATGCGCGGCAAAGAAGAAGCCCATGACTACCGCTACTTCCCTGAACCTGACCTGGTGAAGGTGGAGATCACCCAGGAGCTCCTGGAAAAAATAAAAGCGACTCTCCCGGAGCTGCCTGATGCCAAGAAAGTACGCTATATGGAACAATACGGTTTGTCTGACTATGATGCGGGTGTTTTGACCTCTCAAAAATCGCTGGCTGATTTCTTTGAAGAAGCCACCAAATACTGTGAGGATCCCAAGCTGGTCGCTAACTGGATGATGGGCGATGTACTGGGCTATTTGAACGCCCATCACAAAGAACTGGATGAAACGGCTCTTAAACCAGATCAATTGGGTAAAATGATCGCCTTGATTGAGAAAGGCACCATCAGCAGCAAAATTGCCAAGAAAGTCTTTGCCGAACTTGTGGAAAAGGGTGGCGATCCGGAAACGATTGTCAAAGAAAAAGGCCTGGTGCAAATCTCAGATGAAGGCGAGCTGAGAAAGATCGTCATCGCGGTCATTGAAAACAATCCCCAGTCCGTTTCAGACTTTAAAAACGGTAAGGACCGGGCTATCGGCCATTTGGTTGGCCAGGTGATGAAAGAGACCAAAGGCAAAGCCAACCCGCAATTAGTGAATAAACTGTTGCGTGAGGAGATTGCTAAACGGTAG
- a CDS encoding response regulator transcription factor produces MRILVVDDHKVVAEETKAIINQEPGLTADAVTSSQDAKQLIHTGAYDIYLLDLQMPGVNGMELTREIKKIHPEAKVLILTGHEISPHFNYLVEAGVSGFISKTASRQQLIRAIRCAIDDEVVLPLSLLPQLRRTEIKPTQKNMGEIRLTQKEEEILVKIAQGKSNRAIADELLVSQRSIERHLTEMFRKMNVNSRAELIVKARELGLLPEAII; encoded by the coding sequence GTGAGGATCCTTGTCGTGGATGACCATAAAGTTGTCGCCGAAGAGACAAAGGCCATAATTAATCAGGAACCTGGACTAACAGCCGATGCGGTCACCTCAAGTCAAGATGCCAAACAACTGATACACACTGGAGCTTATGACATCTATTTGTTAGATTTGCAAATGCCTGGTGTTAATGGAATGGAGTTAACCAGGGAGATCAAAAAAATTCATCCCGAAGCAAAAGTGTTGATTTTGACCGGTCATGAGATTTCTCCCCATTTCAACTATTTGGTTGAAGCAGGTGTGTCAGGTTTTATCAGCAAAACAGCATCCCGACAACAACTGATACGGGCGATCAGATGTGCCATTGATGATGAAGTAGTGCTTCCGCTCAGCCTCTTACCCCAATTGCGGCGGACAGAAATCAAACCAACACAAAAGAACATGGGTGAGATACGCCTGACACAAAAAGAAGAAGAGATCCTTGTCAAAATTGCGCAAGGAAAAAGCAACAGAGCAATTGCTGATGAACTGCTTGTAAGCCAACGAAGCATAGAGAGACATTTAACTGAAATGTTTAGAAAGATGAATGTCAACTCCAGAGCTGAACTCATTGTTAAGGCACGGGAGCTGGGGCTTCTGCCGGAAGCAATCATATAA
- a CDS encoding CamS family sex pheromone protein, with the protein MLRLRALIGIVLLMMLLVALGGCLPNQEQEEITEPDDPAEQAQRVTPTVQIEETHYAGVSPMQESPTANLLNDRLQGFRLDRDRLEQGLIEIAKEFFPPDNHLFVGGQLISRTEGEAWLSKDGPESLNPADAPSPVLQHILEHNYLALNGQDLQGVVIGVSLASTYESKLEDGTEQTLYYTADQLRNYGFEIADELAQRLRAKVQDAPIVIALYQLEERQSYRPGNFLSVGYVKPNAQEVSEWRTIDEVYLLFPSPELNRLNSELSSDFSGYVRRIQDFFPRYVGVVGTGRFVNEELVELNLDITTEFASIAEVIQLTQYVGSEAMETFPEDIYLNIYIGSVNEQKAFFSRPPGREPVMHVKR; encoded by the coding sequence ATGTTGAGATTAAGGGCCTTAATAGGGATCGTGCTCCTAATGATGCTTCTTGTTGCTTTAGGTGGTTGTTTGCCAAACCAGGAGCAGGAAGAGATTACCGAACCGGACGATCCTGCTGAACAGGCGCAGCGGGTGACCCCGACTGTCCAAATTGAAGAGACCCATTACGCCGGGGTATCCCCCATGCAGGAGAGCCCGACAGCCAATTTACTAAATGATCGGCTGCAAGGGTTCCGGCTGGACCGGGACCGTTTGGAGCAGGGACTCATTGAAATCGCCAAAGAATTCTTTCCCCCTGATAACCATTTGTTTGTGGGGGGACAACTGATTTCCCGCACTGAGGGGGAAGCGTGGCTAAGTAAAGATGGACCTGAGAGTCTCAATCCTGCCGATGCCCCCAGCCCTGTTTTGCAACATATTTTGGAACACAACTATCTGGCTCTGAACGGCCAAGATTTGCAAGGGGTGGTCATTGGTGTGTCGCTGGCTTCCACATATGAGAGCAAACTGGAGGATGGAACGGAACAAACATTATATTACACGGCCGATCAATTGCGCAATTATGGGTTTGAGATCGCGGATGAACTCGCCCAGCGATTACGGGCCAAAGTACAAGATGCTCCTATTGTCATAGCGTTGTATCAGCTGGAGGAAAGACAGTCCTACCGGCCGGGAAACTTCTTGTCAGTGGGCTATGTAAAGCCCAATGCTCAAGAGGTATCTGAATGGCGGACCATTGATGAAGTTTATCTCCTGTTTCCATCCCCCGAGTTGAATCGCTTGAACAGCGAGTTATCCAGTGACTTTAGCGGTTATGTTAGACGCATTCAGGATTTCTTTCCCCGCTATGTGGGTGTCGTGGGGACTGGCCGGTTTGTCAATGAAGAGCTGGTTGAGCTTAACCTGGATATAACCACGGAATTTGCCAGCATTGCCGAAGTGATTCAGCTCACACAGTATGTGGGGTCGGAAGCGATGGAAACATTCCCTGAGGATATCTATTTAAATATTTACATTGGCAGCGTCAATGAACAAAAAGCGTTCTTTAGCCGGCCGCCTGGTCGTGAACCAGTGATGCACGTCAAGCGTTAG